One stretch of Schizosaccharomyces pombe strain 972h- genome assembly, chromosome: III DNA includes these proteins:
- the bio2 gene encoding biotin synthase: MFTRTIRQQIRRSSALSLVRNNWTREEIQKIYDTPLIDLIFRAASIHRKFHDPKKVQQCTLLSIKTGGCTEDCKYCAQSSRYNTGVKATKLMKIDEVLEKAKIAKAKGSTRFCMGSAWRDLNGRNRTFKNILEIIKEVRSMDMEVCVTLGMLNEQQAKELKDAGLTAYNHNLDTSREYYSKIISTRTYDERLNTIDNLRKAGLKVCSGGILGLGEKKHDRVGLIHSLATMPTHPESVPFNLLVPIPGTPVGDAVKERLPIHPFLRSIATARICMPKTIIRFAAGRNTCSESEQALAFMAGANAVFTGEKMLTTPAVSWDSDSQLFYNWGLEGMQSFEYGTSTEGEDGTFTLPPKERLAPSPSL, translated from the coding sequence ATGTTTACTAGAACAATTAGGCAACAGATTAGGAGATCTTCTGCCCTTTCTTTAGTGCGAAACAATTGGACTCGTgaagaaattcaaaaaatttacgacACACCATTGATCgatttgatttttagaGCCGCTTCCATACATAGAAAATTCCACGACCCCAAGAAAGTTCAACAATGCACTTTACTTTCTATTAAAACAGGTGGATGTACAGAAGATTGCAAATATTGTGCGCAATCTTCCCGCTACAATACCGGTGTCAAGGCCACTAAGCTCATGAAAATTGACGAAGTTTTGGAAAAGGCTAAAATTGCAAAGGCTAAAGGAAGCACTAGATTTTGTATGGGAAGTGCCTGGCGTGATTTGAATGGTCGCAATCGcacctttaaaaatattttggaaatcaTCAAAGAGGTTCGCAGCATGGATATGGAAGTTTGCGTAACCCTTGGTATGTTAAATGAACAGCAAGCCAAGGAACTAAAGGATGCAGGCTTGACGGCATACAATCATAATCTTGATACCTCTCGCGAATATTACTCAAAGATTATCAGCACTAGGACATATGATGAACGGTTAAATACTATTGACAATCTTCGGAAAGCTGGGTTGAAGGTTTGTAGCGGTGGTATTTTGGGTCTAGGGGAGAAAAAGCATGATCGTGTAGGATTGATTCACTCGTTAGCAACTATGCCAACACATCCTGAATCTGTACCCTTTAATCTTTTGGTCCCGATTCCTGGCACCCCTGTAGGAGACGCTGTAAAAGAGAGACTTCCGATTCATCCTTTCCTTCGCTCCATTGCAACAGCTCGTATTTGCATGCCAAAGACTATCATTCGTTTTGCAGCTGGACGTAACACGTGCTCCGAGTCCGAGCAAGCACTTGCTTTCATGGCTGGTGCTAATGCAGTTTTTACCGGTGAAAAAATGCTTACTACTCCTGCTGTTTCTTGGGACTCAGACAGTCAgcttttttacaattgGGGTTTGGAAGGAATGCAAAGCTTTGAATATGGAACTTCTACTGAGGGAGAAGATGGCACTTTCACCCTTCCCCCGAAAGAGCGCCTTGCTCCTAGCCCTAGTCTTTAA
- the cue2 gene encoding SMR domain-containing protein, with translation MQDWRAALEEYYSRYLDSALVLAIVNDSDDSNTAREILEALSIESQCDSHEEHWDNLRRDEQELLNLKTLDEEINKIDEEDFTWELKDSSLELDPDVYNFLRSMFSDLSAARVQLVQAKCQNDLVRSSDELLNHRAIQESEQIETAADALITSNIGHRSRQRKKKTKKATNSRKPLSKFQSNTEEVNEDPILKPSLSVWENNRLLIEKLTSILNIPSSQINHEFYKNSSAWPITIRNLIHRHQPLSNITNNELMKYQEEATQLAKDTGLSLKICTDVLICSNDYKNALWILCLIKETQHNEMGNIKLSSQTAKSNSSTQTKTCLNDQSSKLVEDDEALSAEDCNRLAEEYLELRNMQYSNSAKEYRRSKSNHLFGGSAMYHAQLGREYHEKALKYRSLAMRSLAHSGTSHSLDLHGATVREAKTIVRERVAAWWAKEADTSPNSIRPFVIVTGRGNHSIGLEARLLPAIVRLLQQDHWRFDAEHGQITVYGINRHSKLNSNA, from the exons ATGCAAGATTGGCGCGCAGCATTAGAG GAATATTATTCGAGATATCTAGATTCTGCGCTAGTTCTTGCAATTGTAAATGACAGTGATGATAGTAATACCGCACGAGAAATACTTGAAGCTTTGTCCATCGAAAGCCAGTGTGATTCACATGAGGAACATTGGGATAATTTGAGGCGTGATGAGCAGGAATTATTAAACCTTAAAACTCTAGATGAAgagataaacaaaatagatGAGGAGGATTTTACCTGGGAACTAAAGGATTCGAGTTTAGAACTAGATCCCGATGtctacaattttttgagatcTATGTTTAGCGATCTTTCTGCTGCGCGGGTTCAATTGGTTCAAGCGAAATGTCAAAACGACCTCGTTCGCTCAAGCGATGAACTGTTAAATCATCGTGCCATACAGGAAAGTGAACAGATAGAGACTGCTGCTGACGCTCTGATTACTTCCAACATAGGTCACCGTTCTCGtcaaaggaaaaagaaaactaaaaaagCAACTAATTCTAGAAAACCTTTGAGTAAATTTCAATCCAACACTGAGGAAGTCAATGAAGACCCAATTCTAAAGCCTTCTCTTTCCGTTTGGGAAAATAATCGCCTGTTGATTGAGAAGCTTACATCTATTCTCAATATTCCATCTTCACAAATTAATCATgagttttataaaaattcgAGTGCTTGGCCAATAACCATCAGAAATTTAATTCATAGGCACCAGCCGCTATCAAATATAACAAATAATGAGTTGATGAAGTATCAAGAAGAAGCAACTCAACTGGCGAAAGATACTGGTCTTTCACTTAAAATTTGCACAGACGTTTTGATTTGTAGTAACGACTACAAAAACGCATTATGGATTTTATGCTTAATTAAGGAAACTCAGCATAATGAAATGGGAAACATCAAACTGAGTTCACAAACCGCGAAGTCAAATTCTTCGACGCAGACCAAAACATGCTTAAATGATCAGAGTAGTAAGTTGGTTGAAGATGATGAAGCGTTGTCTGCTGAAGATTGTAACCGTCTTGCCGAAGAGTATTTGGAATTACGAAATATGCAATATTCTAACTCGGCTAAAGAATATCGAAGAAGCAAAAGTAATCATCTTTTTGGTGGTTCTGCAATGTATCATGCTCAGTTAGGGCGCGAATACCACGAAAAGGCACTTAAGTACCGATCTCTTGCTATGCGATCTCTTGCACATTCTGGAACATCTCACTCTTTGGATTTGCATGGAGCTACTGTCCGCGAGGCAAAGACAATAGTCCGTGAACGTGTTGCTGCTTGGTGGGCTAAAGAGGCAGATACTTCTCCTAATAGTATTCGTCCTTTTGTTATTGTCACGGGTCGTGGCAATCATAGTATAGGACTTGAAGCTCGACTTTTGCCGGCGATCGTCAGATTGTTACAGCAGGATCATTGGAGGTTTGATGCTGAGCATGGTCAAATAACTGTATACGGTATTAATCGACACTCTAAGCTTAATAGCAATGCATGA
- the nad1 gene encoding FAD synthetase Nad1, with protein MDELERVYQSIKNIFTHSAPSEKLVGLQNRLSISLRFIEYAFETYQPERLAMSFNGGKDCLVLFLLCIYYLKEKYKEQAQAKLSNIPFVFVRPRDEFPEMDDFVNECQSKYRLNIIKISLPMKEAFCKFLKEHKHIQAILIGIRRLDPHGLHRIAFEVTDKGWPKFMRIQPILDWSYTEIWDLLLETNTKYCSLYDRGYTSLGGVSDTSPNPALKNPDGTYSPAYLLSDGSLERAGRNNTVPFSRTNSRFLYDSGASSYASSEVS; from the exons aTGGATGAGTTGGAACGTGTATATCaaagtataaaaaacattttcacTCATTCAGCACCTTCAGAGAAGCTAGTGGGGCTACAAAATCGACTTAGCATTTCTCTGCGGTTTATTGAATATGCTTTCGAAACTTATCA ACCAGAAAGACTTGCTATGTCGTTTAATGGAGGAAAAGACTGCTTAGTTCTCTTTTTATTGTGTATATACTAtcttaaagaaaaatacaaagaGCAAGCTCAAGCAAAACTTTCTAATATTCCTTTCGTTTTTGTTCGACCTAGAGATGAATTTCCAGAGATGGATGATTTTGTGAACGAGTGTCAGTCAAAATATCGCCttaatatcattaaaatatcaCTTCCCATGAAAGAAGCATTTTGCAAGTTTCTCAAGGAACATAAGCACATTCAAGCGATACTTATAGGTATTCGGCGGCTGGATCCGCATGGCTTGCATCGTATAGCTTTTGAAGTGACAGACAAAGGTTGGCCTAAATTTATGAGAATACAACCAATATTGGATTGGTCTTATACTGAAATATGGGAT CTACTTCTTGAAACAAACACAAAATACTGTTCTTTATATGATAGAGGTTACACCTCTTTGGGCGGCGTTTCTGATACGTCTCCTAACCctgctttaaaaaatcccGATGGAACTTACTCTCCTGCGTACTTACTTTCTGATGGATCCCTTGAAAGGGCAGGAAGAAATAATACTGTTCCATTTTCTCGCACCAATTCACGGTTTCTGTATGACAGCGGCGCATCCTCCTATGCGTCTTCCGAAGTATCTTAA
- the fft2 gene encoding protein Fft2, translating to MLPYNSNYLSDNGKRKFSDENPQSEVYGSSQTGLPSSYGNPQSYGTPPVQQSSAMYGVNNSMGGGMYNTSENTQFMNTDYSQTSSYASTPMSNAYSRDAPAAINNNFGYSYVGQSSQPVPSYNPLPSYNTASLPNAGIPAAMPGMPSGYPGTVPIPQGGYNAHYSSPYNNGYPIGAVNPTSAIPAQPPAQPVNNVLPSYVRSNSRSSARSTARSAPRSTQRSRSSSANPVTTPPVNNTLLTPPAPPVELPPVTTTSPNAIIRSVQWIRSFVPQAPIHQVINTLAQTKWDETAALSILSQKYLSCDLGIPIQEHKRFKQSPVASNMPTYGSSNRTVQSQKRSIRDKYIQMPNDSTQASLMPSYTRKTSNASKKLTTEEDEFYDSEEEPEAIVHRDTSALERTVLNFINSSTAKELSDTASCPLSHSKLLLEHRPFQTLAEACIIKHPDDVPSKPGRRGRRREKNPMGQKIVNACMETMEGYYAIDNLIAKCEFLGNRISKGMASWGIKLEMSNGELNIVDMESVPTEAADNSDFPKFVTEQPKTLASDVQLKSYQLVGVNWLHLLYQQKLSGILADEMGLGKTCQVVAFFALLLEQGHHGPHLVVVPSSTLENWLRELARFCPSLRVEPYYGSQQERANIREAIEENEIKYDILVTTYQLATNNKEDRSFLKHQNFDVCVYDEGHYLKNRMSERYKHLMNLNANFRLLLTGTPLQNNLKELVSLLAFILPNMFDSDMDDLDVIFKAKPTADADIEQALLSKQRISRAKTMMTPFVLRRRKNQVLNDLPKKTQIIEHCKLSENQLEIYNRYAALQKNQQLRRDDKRNKRSKNDEESDGKSLSAGHVLMQLRKAANHALLFRKFYDDEKLKQMAKDIMQEEQYKNANEQYIYEDMEVMSDFELHRLCRSFPTLQSYTLKDDPWMDSGKIRVLKELLPKMKEEGSRILLFSQFTQMLDILEQVLDTLKISYVRLDGSTQVEVRQDIIDQFHKEEDVTVFLLSTKAGGFGINLACANVVILYDCSYNPFDDLQAEDRAHRVGQVREVTVIRLITDNTIEEYIQKLANTKLALDMSLSSDGKDREEIGERLVQDMLDEENNGNNTKPEITGNESDGEFKVSSSNNSKQTDAEETNTGVPLEGSQPNSVEKTDLADGDEKANIKTEMKSETVEGDNKELRETMKGENVQTDSNAAVPSSKSSTEEPNESVLSGHLDLDTEASPVVSTIEKTTKGDVSVTEEQQSANIDGQLEKPEIEESKKPDVLNQVSLSIEEEKPKNKESEVDNNAAKD from the coding sequence ATGCTTCCTTACAATTCAAATTACTTATCGGACAACGGGAAACGAAAGTTTTCCGACGAAAATCCTCAATCGGAAGTTTATGGTTCTTCGCAAACAGGTTTGCCTTCTTCATACGGAAATCCTCAAAGCTATGGTACGCCCCCTGTCCAACAGTCTTCCGCTATGTACGGGGTGAATAATTCCATGGGTGGTGGAATGTATAATACTTCTGAGAACACTCAATTTATGAATACTGATTATTCGCAAACTTCTTCGTATGCGTCGACTCCAATGTCCAATGCTTATTCCAGAGATGCTCCCGCTGCAATCAACAACAATTTTGGTTATTCATACGTGGGACAATCATCGCAGCCAGTCCCTTCTTATAACCCCCTGCCCTCTTACAATACTGCGTCTTTGCCCAATGCTGGAATTCCCGCAGCAATGCCTGGTATGCCATCTGGTTATCCAGGCACTGTTCCAATACCTCAGGGTGGTTATAATGCACATTATAGTTCCCCTTATAATAACGGCTATCCTATCGGTGCTGTCAATCCTACATCGGCAATACCCGCGCAGCCTCCAGCACAACCCGTCAATAATGTTTTACCCAGCTACGTTCGTTCAAACTCGCGCTCATCTGCACGCTCCACAGCGCGTTCTGCTCCACGCTCTACTCAGCGATCTCGTTCCTCCTCCGCAAATCCCGTGACTACCCCACCAGTCAACAATACCTTGCTTACACCTCCCGCTCCACCTGTCGAGCTTCCTCCTGTAACCACTACTTCTCCTAATGCTATTATTCGTTCTGTTCAATGGATACGCTCATTTGTTCCCCAGGCTCCGATTCACCAGGTGATCAACACACTTGCTCAAACTAAGTGGGATGAGACTGCAGCACTTTCTATTTTatctcaaaaatatttgagtTGTGACCTTGGTATTCCAATACAAGAGCATAAAAGGTTTAAGCAAAGTCCCGTTGCTAGCAATATGCCTACTTATGGAAGCTCTAACCGTACGGTTCAATCCCAAAAGCGCTCGATTCGGGacaaatatatacaaatgCCAAATGATTCTACGCAAGCTTCCCTTATGCCTTCTTATACCAGAAAAACTAGCAATGCATCAAAGAAACTTACTactgaagaagatgaattttATGACTCAGAAGAAGAGCCTGAAGCCATAGTTCACAGGGATACATCGGCGTTAGAGAGAACTGTACtcaattttataaacaGCAGTACTGCTAAGGAACTCTCTGATACTGCTAGTTGCCCTTTGTCCCACTCGAAACTCCTTTTAGAGCATCGTCCTTTCCAGACACTTGCCGAAGCTTGTATCATCAAACATCCTGATGACGTTCCTAGCAAACCTGGTAGACGTGGAAGGCGTCGTGAAAAAAATCCTATGGGCCAAAAAATCGTCAATGCTTGTATGGAAACCATGGAAGGATATTATGCAATTGATAATCTAATTGCCAAATGCGAGTTTCTTGGTAATCGTATATCTAAAGGTATGGCCTCGTGGGGAATTAAATTAGAAATGTCTAATGGTGAACTGAACATCGTTGACATGGAGTCGGTTCCTACCGAGGCAGCGGATAACAGTGATTTCCCTAAATTTGTTACAGAGCAACCCAAAACTCTTGCAAGTGACGTCCAGCTTAAAAGTTATCAACTCGTTGGCGTTAATTGGTTACATTTGCTTTATCAACAGAAACTGTCAGGGATTTTGGCTGATGAGATGGGTCTTGGAAAAACTTGCCAAGTAGTCGCCTTTTTTGCACTTCTTCTGGAACAAGGACACCACGGACCTCATTTAGTTGTAGTCCCTTCTTCAACGCTTGAAAATTGGCTTAGGGAACTTGCCCGGTTTTGCCCTAGCCTCCGCGTGGAACCTTACTACGGAAGTCAACAAGAGCGAGCAAATATTCGCGAAGCAATAGAAGAAAACGAAATAAAGTATGACATTTTGGTTACTACTTATCAGTTAGCTACGAACAACAAAGAGGACCGATCTTTTCTTAAACATCAAAACTTTGATGTCTGCGTTTACGACGAAGGtcattatttgaaaaatagaATGTCGGAGCGTTACAAACATCTCATGAACCTTAACGCTAACTTTAGACTGCTGCTGACTGGTACTCCTTTACAAAACAATCTCAAAGAATTAGTTTCCTTGCTCGCTTTCATTCTTCCTAATATGTTTGACAGTGACATGGACGATTTGGatgtaatttttaaagctaaACCAACCGCAGATGCGGATATAGAACAAGCCTTACTTTCTAAGCAACGTATTAGCCGTGCCAAGACTATGATGACTCCGTTTGTCCTTCGCCGTCGGAAAAACCAAGTTCTTAATGATTTGCCAAAAAAGACTCAGATTATTGAACATTGTAAGTTATCAGAAAACCAGTTGGAAATTTACAATCGATATGCTgctttgcaaaaaaatcaacaactTCGGAGAGACGATAAACGAAACAAGCGTAGTAAGAACGATGAAGAAAGCGATGGCAAGTCATTATCGGCCGGTCATGTTCTCATGCAGCTTCGCAAAGCTGCAAATCATGCCTTACTTTTTCGCAAATTTTATGACGATGAGAAGTTAAAGCAAATGGCTAAGGATATAATGCAAGAGGAACAATATAAAAATGCCAATGaacaatatatatatgaagATATGGAAGTTATGTCTGACTTTGAATTGCATCGACTTTGCCGCAGTTTCCCTACGCTGCAGTCATATACGTTGAAGGATGATCCCTGGATGGATTCAGGTAAAATTCGAGTGTTGAAAGAATTACTTCctaaaatgaaagaagaaggaagCAGGATCCTTTTGTTTAGTCAGTTTACTCAGATGCTCGATATTTTGGAACAGGTGCTGGatactttgaaaatatcaTATGTTCGATTGGATGGTTCAACACAAGTTGAAGTACGTCAGGATATTATAGATCAATTTCACAAAGAGGAAGATGTTACTGTATTCCTTCTTTCAACAAAAGCTGGCGGTTTTGGAATTAATTTAGCGTGTGCAAATGTGGTGATATTGTATGACTGCTCTTATAATCCATTCGATGATTTGCAGGCTGAAGACCGTGCTCATCGTGTTGGACAAGTCCGTGAGGTAACGGTAATTCGGTTAATCACCGATAATACGATTGAAGaatatattcaaaaattagcGAACACCAAACTTGCGCTTGACATGAGCTTAAGCTCTGATGGTAAGGATAGAGAAGAAATTGGCGAACGTCTTGTGCAAGACATGCTTGACGAAGAAAATAATGGCAACAATACAAAACCTGAAATTACGGGAAACGAGAGTGATGGAGAGTTCAAGGTCAGCAGCAGTAATAATTCCAAACAAACGGATGCGGAGGAGACTAATACAGGAGTTCCCTTAGAGGGTTCTCAACCGAACTCTGTGGAGAAAACTGACTTGGCTGACGGGGACGAAAAGGCTAACATAAAAACTGAGATGAAGAGTGAGACTGTAGAGGGTGATAATAAGGAACTTCGAGAAACCATGAAGGGCGAAAATGTTCAAACGGATTCTAATGCTGCTGTACCGTCGTCAAAATCTTCAACCGAAGAACCAAACGAATCTGTACTTAGCGGCCATTTAGATTTAGACACCGAGGCGTCACCTGTCGTAAGCACAATAGAAAAAACTACCAAGGGCGATGTTTCCGTTACGGAAGAGCAACAGTCCGCTAATATCGACGGTCAATTGGAGAAACCCGAAATTGAGGAAAGTAAAAAGCCTGATGTCTTGAATCAAGTTTCCTTGTctattgaagaagaaaaaccaaaaaataaagaatcgGAGGTTGACAATAATGCTGCTAAAGACTGA
- the vma21 gene encoding vacuolar H+-ATPase assembly protein Vma21 yields the protein MERKSQVSDTNNNSIPTNVLLKFVGFSVALFTLPLITYFWTLKTLFKGYQTLYAGLSAAVMVNIILALYIVAAFREDSGTPKKDIKRE from the exons ATGGAAAGGAAATCCCAAGTTTCAGATACAAATAATAACTCTATACCTAC TAATGTTCTGCTTAAGTTTGTGGGTTTTAGTGTCGCATTATTTACATTACCACTTATAACTTATTTTTGGACGTTGAAGACTTTATTCAAAG gATATCAAACATTGTACGCAGGATTATCTGCAGCTGTAATGGTCAATATTATCTTGGCCTTGTATATAGTCGCAGCCTTTCGCGAAGACTCCGGGACTCCCAAGAAGGATATAAAAAGggaataa
- the get2 gene encoding GET complex subunit Get2: MSTASEQARLRRERRLNKIKQGGASRINQILGQNSDDSQSDVRATASEEAVHSETATPVTPMSSGFMEKRDDTFNADQVEYLPSQDYHNLESSPFKLQCDSPYNVPPENMFNQNPDFANFFQAMLQSAKEGSDTNFQGENEQIPQATAPLKNLVEKYAHLLAISIVVIVCYFKHLPLLPWTFTVEACLFSIQFVLDRNNGPSYSLLASLASQLPPPYGAMIRHTTSYVPYFTQLITDACMTIFALGLCCYFYPSLVY; the protein is encoded by the exons ATGTCGACTGCCAGTGAACAAGCTCGACTTAGACGTGAACGTCGACTgaataaaatcaaacaagGAGGTGCATCTAGAATCAATCAAATTTTGGGACAGAATTCAGATGACAGTCAATCCGATGTTCGAGCTACAGCTTCCGAGGAAGCTGTACATTCTGAAACTGCAACACCAGTAACGCCAATGTCTTCAGGATTCATGGAAAAGAGAGATGATACCTTCAATGCTGATCAAGTGGAATATCTTCCTTCCCAAGATTACCATAATTTGGAAAGTTCGCCTTTTAAACTTCAGTGTGATTCTCCATATAATGTACCACCTGAAAACATGTTTAATCAAAACCCtgattttgcaaatttttttcaagctaTGTTACAATCCGCAAAGGAGGGATCTGATACAAATTTTCAAGGTGAAAACGAACAAATTCCTCAAGCTACAGctcctttaaaaaacttagTTGAGAAATATGCTCATCTTTTGGCAATTTCTATAGTAGTGATTGTTTGttattttaaacatttg CCATTACTTCCGTGGACATTTACTGTCGAAGCTTGCTTGTTCTCTattcaatttgttttggaCCGTAATAATGGACCTTCTTATTCTCTTCTAGCATCTCTGGCCTCTCAGCTTCCCCCTCCCTATGGAGCAATGATCCGTCATACAACAAGTTATGTTCCGTATTTCACACAATTGATTACAGATGCGTGTATGACAATATTTGCGTTAGGTTTATGTTGCTATTTTTATCCGTCGTTGGTGTATTAA
- the fta7 gene encoding kinetochore protein fta7 yields MEMKRRVRAVRRDQIQKRWRPLEDKQRQEIIIIFRTCSRLVLNTIKSETRKSLAEEWFMNILLKIEAPLRNLPVPRKRKESILFSQLLSSNMQLEQQLYSDLDHINVLQQELKVETARLENEQKSYEEMKQNMAINNSRLADLKSKLHPYLKKGLKISHDNFSDSNDFSFQKKLNTEDSNTSKTSTLDMYKEKLKPFTKTMQIHANKTVQLSQTIQKATLLLQRLNNTKNIGLNKSSKLKIKNI; encoded by the exons atggaaatgaaaaggCGCGTTCGCGCGGTGCGTCGAGaccaaattcaaaaaagatgGCGTCCATTAGAGGATAAGCAGCGCcaagaaataataattatttttaggACGTGTTCAAG ATTGGTTTTGAATACAATAAAATcagaaacaagaaaatcTTTGGCCGAGGAATGGTTCATGAatatacttttaaaaatcgaAGCTCCTCTGAGAAATTTGCCTGTACcaaggaaaagaaaagagtcAATACTGTTCTCTCAATTACTTTCTTCGAAT ATGCAATTGGAACAGCAATTATACAGTGATTTGGACCATATTAACGTACTTCAACAGGAATTGAAGGTTGAAACTGCTCGTTTGGAGAATGAACAGAAATCTTACgaagaaatgaaacaaaacatGGCCATAAATAATTCACGGCTTGCCGATTTAAAATCTAAA CTTCACCcttatttgaagaaaggCTTAAAGATATCCCATGATAATTTTTCAGACTCCAACGATTTCTCGTTCCAAAAGAAACTGAATACAGAAGATTCTAATACTTCTAAAACCTCTACATTGGATAtgtataaagaaaaattaaagccATTTACGAAAACTATGCAAATCCATGCAAATAAAACTGTTCAATTAAGTCAAACTATACAAAAAGCTACTCTTCTTTTACAACGACTAaacaatacaaaaaatataggCCTAAATAAGTCATCCAAACTTAAGATAAAGAATATCTAG
- the pdh1 gene encoding protein pdh1 encodes MNHFSKFSVTKRLLILEVLFSAISFGISIYIKVFGRSSIVTFFLLCFHLVPNALFLFPWTIITTSFVDANVFTLLSSILILSVYGVEIERSWGHKEYLLFCQFLTVIPNIAVLIPCFIAYKITDSHYLLVAIIQSTTAIQAGILTAWYQLYSCKKEESSNKFLCPLSKYLIYLFLSIHLFYVFQSFPWTYFCLAVSGTCISELYVLFVHPVVQELFHLESHTQLPI; translated from the coding sequence atGAATCATTTCTCCAAGTTTTCGGTTACGAAAAGGCTTCTTATCCTAGAGGTATTGTTTTCTGCAATATCATTTGGAATCAGCATCTACATCAAAGTGTTTGGTAGGAGTTCTATTGtaactttctttcttttatgtTTTCATTTGGTTCCAAATGCTTTGTTCTTGTTTCCATGGACAATAATTACCACAAGTTTTGTTGATGCTAATGTTTTTACGCTACTTTCAAGTATTCTCATTCTCTCGGTGTATGGCGTTGAAATTGAACGTTCATGGGGTCATAAGGAGTACTTGCTTTTCTGTCAGTTTTTAACAGTGATTCCAAACATTGCTGTCTTGATACCTTGCTTTATTGCATACAAAATTACAGATTCACATTACTTGTTGGTCGCAATTATCCAAAGTACGACCGCAATTCAAGCAGGGATCTTAACTGCTTGGTACCAATTGTATTCGTGTAAAAAGGAAGAAtcttcaaacaaatttctcTGTCCATTGTCAAAATaccttatttatttgttccTTTCAATTCACttattttatgtttttcaaagttttccATGGACTTATTTCTGCTTAGCTGTCTCAGGCACTTGCATCTCTGAGCTATATGTGTTGTTTGTTCATCCTGTGGTTCAAGAACTTTTCCATTTAGAAAGTCATACTCAGCTTCCTATATGA